The following are encoded together in the Sulfuricurvum sp. genome:
- a CDS encoding Mrp/NBP35 family ATP-binding protein codes for MNTKDLTVALSALSYPGLSRTLGDLKLISEVKVVNENAFIELLTVSDESYLTVKAAIEAAFHDQFSSLNITKKQTVQKDINYGNSASPNNRAPYAANVIAVTSGKGGVGKSTVSVNLAIALAQKGYKVGILDADVYGPNVPRLTNTDLEKIRWNDDNKIIPCENYGIKIMSVALTTPTSDTPLVWRSSVAVSALIQFLEDVAWGELDFMVIDMPPGTGDIQLTMAQELPITAGVIVTTPQLVASDDVSRAIRMFQDIHVPMAGLVENMSFFVAPDTGTRYDIFGSGGGARLAERYNIPLLGQIPLNMDIREGSDNGEPPVVLGSDTLKSYYKDIVEEMLKAIKFKV; via the coding sequence ATGAACACTAAAGATCTCACTGTAGCACTAAGTGCACTATCTTATCCCGGACTTTCACGTACACTTGGAGATCTTAAGCTCATCTCTGAAGTTAAAGTAGTCAATGAAAATGCATTTATCGAGCTCCTCACAGTGAGTGATGAATCCTACCTCACAGTCAAAGCCGCAATTGAAGCGGCTTTTCATGACCAGTTCAGCAGCCTAAATATTACTAAAAAACAAACCGTACAAAAAGACATCAACTACGGAAACAGTGCGTCACCGAATAATCGTGCCCCTTATGCTGCAAATGTTATAGCAGTAACAAGCGGCAAAGGAGGCGTCGGCAAAAGTACCGTAAGTGTCAATCTCGCTATCGCACTGGCTCAAAAAGGGTATAAAGTCGGGATTTTGGATGCTGATGTATATGGCCCGAACGTTCCGCGTCTCACCAATACAGATTTAGAAAAAATACGCTGGAATGATGATAATAAAATCATCCCATGTGAAAACTACGGCATCAAAATTATGAGTGTTGCACTGACAACCCCTACCTCTGATACTCCCCTTGTTTGGCGTTCATCGGTCGCCGTTTCGGCATTGATTCAATTTCTGGAAGATGTCGCATGGGGTGAACTCGATTTTATGGTCATCGATATGCCTCCGGGCACCGGTGACATTCAGCTCACCATGGCCCAAGAACTTCCCATTACTGCCGGTGTAATTGTGACAACGCCTCAACTTGTAGCAAGTGATGATGTCAGCCGAGCTATTCGAATGTTTCAAGATATCCATGTACCTATGGCTGGTCTAGTGGAAAACATGAGTTTCTTTGTAGCTCCTGATACAGGGACCCGTTATGATATTTTCGGTAGTGGCGGCGGAGCTCGTTTAGCAGAACGTTATAATATACCTCTGCTCGGACAGATCCCATTAAATATGGACATACGAGAAGGTTCAGACAATGGGGAACCGCCCGTTGTTTTAGGGTCG